In Oncorhynchus clarkii lewisi isolate Uvic-CL-2024 chromosome 24, UVic_Ocla_1.0, whole genome shotgun sequence, one DNA window encodes the following:
- the LOC139382595 gene encoding odorant receptor 131-2-like, which translates to MQNLTDLPGNAINSQKSLSVIIKVCVVIPFFCIFLYCIVVMLHTFASHRQFLDNSRYILFAYMLINDTLQLLSSVLLLLFIVGNVKFAIVYCAPLLFFSTATFHNTPLILAAMSLERYVAIFYPLQRPAAWHAYRIWIIILSLWLVSCILPIVDFSLGKPQPGVNVLSTLVLCRTMVLNSSPVQTLFKMSLNGLFFAVVLAIIMFTYMRILLETRKMRQDRASVAKAMHTVLLHGFQLLLCMIAFTQPVTESLISVYAGLLAEHISFFIYFCFILLPLFLSPLIYGLRDESLRRNVMRDVLCCSHKHRFSVKVRVSPRAPATTHTLGQGQPQSPSHHTDTGSRSAPDPRPPHRHWVRVSPRAPATTQTLGQGQPQSPGHHTDIGSGSAPEPRPPHRHWVRVSPRAPATTQTLGQGQPQSPGHHTDTGSGSAPESRPPHRRWSGDPRRRPQTGEPRNGSRMDGRFRQPPE; encoded by the coding sequence ATGCAGAATCTGACCGACCTTCCAGGCAATGCCATCAACTCACAGAAGAGTCTGTCTGTGATAATCAAGGTGTGTGTGGTGATCCCTTTCTTCTGCATCTTTCTCTACTGCATTGTGGTCATGCTGCACACCTTCGCCTCGCACAGACAATTCCTGGACAACTCCCGATACATCCTGTTTGCCTACATGCTGATCAATGACACTCTgcagctcctctcctctgtcctcctcttgcTCTTCATTGTTGGCAACGTGAAGTTTGCTATCGTCTACTGTGCCCCTCTACTCTTCTTCTCCACCGCCACCTTCCACAACACCCCTCTGATCCTGGCAGCTATGTCCCTGGAGCGCTACGTGGCCATCTTCTATCCTCTGCAGCGTCCAGCTGCCTGGCACGCCTACCGTATCTGGATCATCATCCTGAGCCTGTGGCTGGTCAGCTGCATCCTGCCCATTGTGGACTTCTCTCTGGGAAAGCCTCAGCCTGGCGTGAATGTCCTCTCCACCCTGGTGCTCTGCAGAACCATGGTCCTCAACTCATCCCCTGTCCAGACACTGTTTAAGATGTCCCTGAATGGGCTGTTCTTCGCGGTGGTATTGGCCATCATCATGTTCACCTACATGAGGATCCTGCTGGAGACCAGGAAGATGCGTCAGGACCGGGCGTCGGTGGCCAAGGCCATGCATACAGTGCTGCTCCACGGCTTTCAGCTACTTCTGTGCATGATCGCCTTCACCCAACCGGTCACAGAGAGCCTCATCAGTGTGTACGCCGGCTTGCTGGCCGAGCACATCTCCTTCTTCATCTACTTCTGCTTCATACTGCTGCCGCTCTTCCTTAGCCCGCTCATCTATGGCCTGAGAGATGAGAGTTTGAGGCGCAACGTGATGAGAGATGTACTGTGCTGCTCACACAAACACAGGTTCAGTGTCAAGGTCAGGGTCAGCCCCAGAGCCCCGGCCACCACACATACACTGGGTCAGGGTCAACCCCAGAGCCCCAGCCACCACACAGACACTGGGTCAAGGTCAGCCCCAGATCCCCGGCCACCACACAGACACTGGGTCAGGGTCAGCCCCAGAGCCCCGGCCACCACACAGACACTGGGTCAGGGTCAGCCCCAGAGCCCCGGCCACCACACAGACATTGGGTCAGGGTCAGCCCCAGAGCCCCGGCCACCACACAGACACTGGGTCAGGGTCAGCCCCAGAGCCCCGGCCACCACACAGACACTGGGTCAGGGTCAGCCCCAGAGCCCCGGCCACCACACAGACACTGGGTCAGGGTCAGCCCCAGAGTCCCGGCCACCACACAGACGCTGG